From the Nostoc sp. PCC 7107 genome, the window TACAAGTAAATCAGTTGAAGTTTGCTTATGAGTATTAGTCTGTGCATGATTGTTAAAAATGAAGAAATTGCGTTGCCGAAGTGCCTGAATAGTGTTAAAGATTTTGTTGATGAAATGGTAGTGTTAGATACAGGCTCTAGCGATCGCACTGCCGAAATTGCCCAACAATTCGGGGCGAAAGTACATCATTTTCAATGGTCAAATAACTTTAGTACTGCCCGCAATGCAGCTTTAAAATATGTCACTGGTGATTGGGTACTGGTTTTAGATGCGGATGAGATACTGGCTCCCAGCATTGTGCCACAGTTGCAAGAGGTAATCCAAAGTGATGAATATATCTTAATTAACCTGGTTCGCCAAGAAGTAGGTGCAATTCAATCTCCCTATTCTTTAGTTTCACGCTTGTTTCGCCATCATCCCGAAATTCGCTTTGAACGGCCTTATCATGCTTTAGTCGATGACAGTGTAGCGGCAATTTTACAAAAAGAACCTCATTGGCAAGTGGGTTATTTGCAGGGTGTAGCGATTCTGCATACAGGATATCAAAAGAGTGCGATCGCCCAAAATAATAAATCGGCCAAAGCTCAAGCTGCAATGCTAGAGTTTCTTTCCACTCATCCCAATGATCCTTATGTTTGCAGTAAATTAGGTGCGCTCTACGTTGAAACTGGCAAAATCTCTCAAGGTATTGAGTTATTGCAACGTGGACTCAACCAAGCAACTGGTAAGTCAATACAGCAGCAAAACCTAGCTTGTATGGCTGCAAATCAATCAGAAGACAACTACGAAATCTTATATGAACTCCACTATCATTTAGGCATTGCATATAATCATTTAAAAAAGCCGCAACTATCCCTAGAACATTATCAAGCTGCCATTAAATTACCAATTTATCCGATGCTGAAATTGGGAGCATATAATAATTTAGGCAACTTACGTAAAGATGCAGGCGATTTAAACGGTGCCAAAAAAGCTTACGAAACAGCTTTAAAGATTGATCCAGATTTTGTGACTGGACATTATAACTTAGGCATGACATTAAAGGCTTTGAATTTGTTCACTGATGCGATCGCTTGTTATCAAAAAGCCATCAGATTGAATCCTTATTATGCAGAAGCATATCAAAATTTAGGTGTAGTACAGCTAAAAGTTGGCAATCTCCAAGCCAGTAAGACAGCTTTTAAAAATGCGATTCTGCTACACGAACAGCAGCATAATCTCGAAGAAGCCAAAAGACTGCGCCAAGGTTTATACGAGATTGGATTAATCAGGTAAAGACTCATTTCCATTTGAGATTTGAGATTTTGGATGAGAAACTTGATGGGCTATTCCAGAATTTGGGATTGGGGCAACTTGTGAGTCGGAAAATTACGTAATAATAAAAGAAGAGTATTTTTTTGGCAGAGATATTGAGTATCAAATTCATACTTAATATCTTGCTGAAAACTAATGATTGCCTCTTTGAGCATTAATTAAGCATTTTAGAGGACTCACAAGCTAAAAACCTTATAAATTCGAGATAATGCGCGTAATTTTGATGACAGGCAAAGGCGGTGTGGGAAAAACCTCTGTTGCTGCCGCTACAGGACTTCGTTGTGCAGAACTTGGCTACCGTACACTCGTTTTGAGTACAGATCCTGCACACTCCCTAGCTGATAGTTTTGATTTAGACCTGGGTCATGCACCCAAACAAATTCGCCCAAATTTATGGGGTGCAGAACTGGATGCACTGCAAGAACTCGAAGGTAACTGGGGTGCGGTGAAGCGCTACATTACCCAAGTTTTACAGGCGCGAGGTTTGGACGGAGTCCAGGCGGAAGAATTGGCGATTTTACCAGGTATGGATGAAATTTTCAGCTTGGTAAGAATGAAACGCCACTATGATGAAGGGGATTTTGATGTTCTGATAATTGATTCAGCCCCCACAGGTACAGCTTTGCGTTTATTGAGTTTGCCAGAAGTCGGTGGCTGGTATATGCGCCGCTTTTACAAACCGTTTCAAAATATCTCGGTAGCACTGCGTCCTTTAGTGGAACCAATTTTTAAACCCATTGCGGGTTTTTCCTTACCTGACAAAGAGGTAATGGATGCACCTTACGAGTTTTATGAACAAATTGAAGCGTTGGAAAAAGTATTAACAGATAATACTCAAACCTCTGTGCGTCTTGTCACCAATCCAGAGAAGATGGTGATTAAAGAATCACTACGCGCTCATGCTTATTTAAGCTTGTACAATGTGGCTACAGATTTAGTCATTGCTAATCGGATTATTCCTCCAGAAGTAGAAGATCCATTCTTTCAGCGTTGGAAACAAAATCAAGAAGAATATCGTCAAGAAATTCACGAAAATTTTCATCCTCTACCTGTCAAAGAAGTTCCACTTTTCTCAGAAGAAATGTGTGGTTTGGCAGCCCTCGAAAGACTGAAGGATATTCTCTACAAAGACGAAGACCCTAGTCAAGTTTATTACAAAGAAACAACAGTTAGAGTGGTGCAAGAACAAAACGAATACAGTTTAGAACTGTATTTACCAGGTATCCCAAAACACCAAATACAACTCAGTAAAACAGGTGATGAGTTAAACATTACAATTGGCAACCATCGCCGCAACCTAGTACTGCCGCAAGCTTTGGCAGCATTACAACCTGCTAGT encodes:
- a CDS encoding glycosyltransferase, yielding MSISLCMIVKNEEIALPKCLNSVKDFVDEMVVLDTGSSDRTAEIAQQFGAKVHHFQWSNNFSTARNAALKYVTGDWVLVLDADEILAPSIVPQLQEVIQSDEYILINLVRQEVGAIQSPYSLVSRLFRHHPEIRFERPYHALVDDSVAAILQKEPHWQVGYLQGVAILHTGYQKSAIAQNNKSAKAQAAMLEFLSTHPNDPYVCSKLGALYVETGKISQGIELLQRGLNQATGKSIQQQNLACMAANQSEDNYEILYELHYHLGIAYNHLKKPQLSLEHYQAAIKLPIYPMLKLGAYNNLGNLRKDAGDLNGAKKAYETALKIDPDFVTGHYNLGMTLKALNLFTDAIACYQKAIRLNPYYAEAYQNLGVVQLKVGNLQASKTAFKNAILLHEQQHNLEEAKRLRQGLYEIGLIR
- a CDS encoding TRC40/GET3/ArsA family transport-energizing ATPase — its product is MRVILMTGKGGVGKTSVAAATGLRCAELGYRTLVLSTDPAHSLADSFDLDLGHAPKQIRPNLWGAELDALQELEGNWGAVKRYITQVLQARGLDGVQAEELAILPGMDEIFSLVRMKRHYDEGDFDVLIIDSAPTGTALRLLSLPEVGGWYMRRFYKPFQNISVALRPLVEPIFKPIAGFSLPDKEVMDAPYEFYEQIEALEKVLTDNTQTSVRLVTNPEKMVIKESLRAHAYLSLYNVATDLVIANRIIPPEVEDPFFQRWKQNQEEYRQEIHENFHPLPVKEVPLFSEEMCGLAALERLKDILYKDEDPSQVYYKETTVRVVQEQNEYSLELYLPGIPKHQIQLSKTGDELNITIGNHRRNLVLPQALAALQPASAKMEEDYLRIRFVNNTRV